A window of the Falco rusticolus isolate bFalRus1 chromosome 1, bFalRus1.pri, whole genome shotgun sequence genome harbors these coding sequences:
- the C1H17orf80 gene encoding uncharacterized protein C17orf80 homolog isoform X1, producing the protein MVAAPPGRELCPHCRRPFKRLRAHLPHCKAAPSPAPGSAPRPGPSLGPGAGPSTPGGGAGPGAGSGPRAAAAGKSSKRAAGPSVGLPAAAPREAAARKGKAAAAERGGGPGPEPRRQPGGRGAARQADPAVQRGADCLGLLPEGIKDPPETLRNGLRIVTEKQRAGVTGERSGGTAAGRHCTHCAPAEGPDPGRIQQEGITVAETTHRETHSHGAVENVSASKKGEKGRSLKATKAHVLQDPPETDCRSGPGDLIQQEGTDKTVTEEKQVCQEVDVEHKAPLPALHTKNLHLLLTEQFRGHNEGTSNNYLTSIQKHRERKKQMAVVSEPILNARRDSELALPQFLLHTSKSQPICPSQASGRNVQAGAMGLEWFPDLHPNYDGLSIFPGKPFQEGRRITVKTPKGNFAEGQQGPLSERHLMDVRLGELPMWLATCNFSPQGLLGGVQKAWSSYYNRYINMKRGGPVGISMLLAGYCLLSYGWNYQHIKGHRWRKYH; encoded by the exons ATGGtcgccgcgccgccggggcgggAGCTGTGCCCGCACTGCCGCAGGCCCTTCAAGCGGCTCCGCGCCCACCTCCCGCATTGCAAGGCCGCGCCGAGCCCGGCCCCCGGCAgtgccccgcggcccggcccaAGCCTAGGCCCAGGCGCTGGGCCCTCCACGCCCGGCGGCGgagccggccccggggcgggcagTGGGCcgcgggcggcagcggccggTAAGAGCAGCAAGCGGGCGGCCGGCCCCAGCGTAGGGCTGCCCGCTGCGGCCccccgggaggcggcggcccGGAAGGggaaggcggcggcggccgagcggggtggggggcccGGCCCTGAGCCTCGCCGCCAGCCCGGtgggcgcggcgcggcgcggcagGCGGATCCCGCGGTGCAGCGCGGAGCCGATTGCCTTGGTTTGCTCCCCGAGGGGATTAAAGATCCACCTGAAACGCTGAGAAATGGGCTGAGAATAGTCACAGAGAAGCAGCGCGCCGGGGTGACCGGGGAGAGGAGCGGGGGCACTGCCGCCGGGAGGCACTGCACACACTGCGCCCCGGCGGAAGGGCCGGATCCAGGCAGGATCCAGCAGGAGGGGATAACGGTTGCAGAAACCACACACAGAGAGACGCACAGCCATGGAGCTGTGGAGAACGTGTCTGCCagcaaaaagggagaaaaaggccgtagtttaaaagcaacaaaagccCACGTACTTCAAGATCCCCCTGAAACTGACTGCAGAAGTGGCCCTGGTGACCTCATTCAGCAGGAGGGAACAGACAAAACAGTGACAGAAGAGAAGCAGGTGTGCCAAGAAGTTGATGTGGAACATAAAGCCCCTCTTCCTGCTTTGCATACCAAGAACCTCCATCTGTTATTGACAGAGCAATTCAGAGGTCACAATGAAGGGACGTCCAACAATTACCTAACCAGCATACAAAAGCATAGAGAGCGCAAGAAGCAGATGGCTGTAGTTTCTGAGCCCATCCTGAATGCAAGGAGGGACTCTGAGCTGGCACTCCCGCAGTTCTTGCTCCACACCTCCAAAAGCCAACCCATCTGTCCATCCCAGGCCTCTGGCAGGAATGTGCAGGCAGGTGCCATGGGCTTGGAGTGGTTTCCAGACTTACATCCTAATTATGATGGGCTGAGCATTTTTCCAGGGAAGCCTTTCCAAGAAGGCAGGAGGATCACAGTGAAGACACCAAAGGGCAATTTTGCAGAGGGACAGCAAG GTCCCCTCTCAGAAAGGCATCTGATGGATGtaaggctgggggagctgcccATGTGGCTGGCCACCTGCAACTTTTCTCCCCAGGGGCTGCTTGGAGGAGTGCAGAAAG CCTGGAGCAGCTATTACAACAGATACATCAACATGAAGAGGGGTGGACCAGTTGGGATCtccatgctgctggctggatACTGCCTCCTCAGCTATGGCTGGAACTATCAGCACATCA AAGGTCATCGCTGGCGTAAATACCACTGA
- the CDC42EP4 gene encoding cdc42 effector protein 4 yields the protein MPILKQLVSNSAHSKRRSRADLTAEMISAPLGDFRHTMHVGRAGDAFGDTSFLTSKAGEPGPELGEEPGASKPSLLSRRFRSSKRSQSVTRGDRRDMLGSLRDSALFVKNAVSLPQLNEKEVDRSAGQLPKSLSSSPVKKLPEEVSPEEQQRPNGAAAGPLSPSLDERDFGDITDLPVMVAKSGAGMKHAESIMSFHIDLGPSMLGDVLSIMDKEQWEQDEDPEAEESCEEEADATLPGSPAVAAALPSQSPSRGAGGRCPRDSSSVSSCTSGPEEHSLVPGPPSQRGGGPKRPDKEFSFADEDDDEIRV from the coding sequence ATGCCGATCCTCAAGCAACTCGTCTCCAACTCTGCCCACTCCAAGCGTCGCTCACGGGCTGACCTGACGGCTGAGATGATCAGCGCGCCGCTGGGGGATTTCCGCCACACCATGCACGTGGGGCGGGCAGGGGATGCCTTTGGGGACACCTCCTTCCTCACCAGCAAGGCAGGGGAACCGGGGCCAGAGCTGGGTGAGGAGCCGGGAGCCTCCAAACCCAGCCTGCTCTCCCGCCGCTTCCGCAGCAGCAAGCGCTCGCAGTCGGTGACACGAGGTGACCGGCGGGACATGCTCGGTTCGCTGCGGGACTCGGCACTCTTCGTGAAGAATGCCgtctccctgccccagctcaaCGAGAAGGAGGTGGACAGGAGCGCGGGGCAGCTGCCCAAGAGCCTCTCCTCCAGCCCCGTCAAGAAGCTGCCGGAGGAGGTGAGCCCCGAAGAGCAGCAGCGCCCCAACGGAGCAGCTGCTGGGCCGCTGAGCCCCAGCTTGGATGAGCGCGACTTCGGGGACATCACGGATCTGCCCGTCATGGTGGCCAAGAGCGGGGCAGGCATGAAGCATGCTGAGTCCATCATGTCCTTCCACATCGACCTGGGCCCCTCCATGCTCGGGGATGTCCTGAGCATCATGGATAAggagcagtgggagcaggatgAAGACCCCGAGGCAGAGGAGAGCTGTGAGGAGGAGGCGGATGCCACCCTCCCTGGCTCCCCGGCagtggcagcagccctgccaagccAGAGCCCATCCCGCGGTGCTGGTGGCCGCTGCCCCAGGGACAGTAGTTCAGTGTCCAGCTGCACCTCGGGGCCAGAGGAGCACAGCCTTGTCCCCGGGCCACCGAGCCAGCGGGGGGGGGGCCCAAAACGCCCTGACAAGGAGTTCTCGTTTGCCGATGAAGATGATGACGAGATCAGAGTATAA
- the C1H17orf80 gene encoding uncharacterized protein C17orf80 homolog isoform X2, whose protein sequence is MVAAPPGRELCPHCRRPFKRLRAHLPHCKAAPSPAPGSAPRPGPSLGPGAGPSTPGGGAGPGAGSGPRAAAAGKSSKRAAGPSVGLPAAAPREAAARKGKAAAAERGGGPGPEPRRQPGGRGAARQADPAVQRGADCLGLLPEGIKDPPETLRNGLRIVTEKQRAGVTGERSGGTAAGRHCTHCAPAEGPDPGRIQQEGITVAETTHRETHSHGAVENVSASKKGEKGRSLKATKAHVLQDPPETDCRSGPGDLIQQEGTDKTVTEEKQVCQEVDVEHKAPLPALHTKNLHLLLTEQFRGHNEGTSNNYLTSIQKHRERKKQMAVVSEPILNARRDSELALPQFLLHTSKSQPICPSQASGRNVQAGAMGLEWFPDLHPNYDGLSIFPGKPFQEGRRITVKTPKGNFAEGQQGPLSERHLMDVRLGELPMWLATCNFSPQGLLGGVQKAWSSYYNRYINMKRGGPVGISMLLAGYCLLSYGWNYQHISHRWRKYH, encoded by the exons ATGGtcgccgcgccgccggggcgggAGCTGTGCCCGCACTGCCGCAGGCCCTTCAAGCGGCTCCGCGCCCACCTCCCGCATTGCAAGGCCGCGCCGAGCCCGGCCCCCGGCAgtgccccgcggcccggcccaAGCCTAGGCCCAGGCGCTGGGCCCTCCACGCCCGGCGGCGgagccggccccggggcgggcagTGGGCcgcgggcggcagcggccggTAAGAGCAGCAAGCGGGCGGCCGGCCCCAGCGTAGGGCTGCCCGCTGCGGCCccccgggaggcggcggcccGGAAGGggaaggcggcggcggccgagcggggtggggggcccGGCCCTGAGCCTCGCCGCCAGCCCGGtgggcgcggcgcggcgcggcagGCGGATCCCGCGGTGCAGCGCGGAGCCGATTGCCTTGGTTTGCTCCCCGAGGGGATTAAAGATCCACCTGAAACGCTGAGAAATGGGCTGAGAATAGTCACAGAGAAGCAGCGCGCCGGGGTGACCGGGGAGAGGAGCGGGGGCACTGCCGCCGGGAGGCACTGCACACACTGCGCCCCGGCGGAAGGGCCGGATCCAGGCAGGATCCAGCAGGAGGGGATAACGGTTGCAGAAACCACACACAGAGAGACGCACAGCCATGGAGCTGTGGAGAACGTGTCTGCCagcaaaaagggagaaaaaggccgtagtttaaaagcaacaaaagccCACGTACTTCAAGATCCCCCTGAAACTGACTGCAGAAGTGGCCCTGGTGACCTCATTCAGCAGGAGGGAACAGACAAAACAGTGACAGAAGAGAAGCAGGTGTGCCAAGAAGTTGATGTGGAACATAAAGCCCCTCTTCCTGCTTTGCATACCAAGAACCTCCATCTGTTATTGACAGAGCAATTCAGAGGTCACAATGAAGGGACGTCCAACAATTACCTAACCAGCATACAAAAGCATAGAGAGCGCAAGAAGCAGATGGCTGTAGTTTCTGAGCCCATCCTGAATGCAAGGAGGGACTCTGAGCTGGCACTCCCGCAGTTCTTGCTCCACACCTCCAAAAGCCAACCCATCTGTCCATCCCAGGCCTCTGGCAGGAATGTGCAGGCAGGTGCCATGGGCTTGGAGTGGTTTCCAGACTTACATCCTAATTATGATGGGCTGAGCATTTTTCCAGGGAAGCCTTTCCAAGAAGGCAGGAGGATCACAGTGAAGACACCAAAGGGCAATTTTGCAGAGGGACAGCAAG GTCCCCTCTCAGAAAGGCATCTGATGGATGtaaggctgggggagctgcccATGTGGCTGGCCACCTGCAACTTTTCTCCCCAGGGGCTGCTTGGAGGAGTGCAGAAAG CCTGGAGCAGCTATTACAACAGATACATCAACATGAAGAGGGGTGGACCAGTTGGGATCtccatgctgctggctggatACTGCCTCCTCAGCTATGGCTGGAACTATCAGCACATCA GTCATCGCTGGCGTAAATACCACTGA
- the C1H17orf80 gene encoding uncharacterized protein C17orf80 homolog isoform X3: MVAAPPGRELCPHCRRPFKRLRAHLPHCKAAPSPAPGSAPRPGPSLGPGAGPSTPGGGAGPGAGSGPRAAAAGKSSKRAAGPSVGLPAAAPREAAARKGKAAAAERGGGPGPEPRRQPGGRGAARQADPAVQRGADCLGLLPEGIKDPPETLRNGLRIVTEKQRAGVTGERSGGTAAGRHCTHCAPAEGPDPGRIQQEGITVAETTHRETHSHGAVENVSASKKGEKGRSLKATKAHVLQDPPETDCRSGPGDLIQQEGTDKTVTEEKQVCQEVDVEHKAPLPALHTKNLHLLLTEQFRGHNEGTSNNYLTSIQKHRERKKQMAVVSEPILNARRDSELALPQFLLHTSKSQPICPSQASGRNVQAGAMGLEWFPDLHPNYDGLSIFPGKPFQEGRRITVKTPKGNFAEGQQAWSSYYNRYINMKRGGPVGISMLLAGYCLLSYGWNYQHIKGHRWRKYH; encoded by the exons ATGGtcgccgcgccgccggggcgggAGCTGTGCCCGCACTGCCGCAGGCCCTTCAAGCGGCTCCGCGCCCACCTCCCGCATTGCAAGGCCGCGCCGAGCCCGGCCCCCGGCAgtgccccgcggcccggcccaAGCCTAGGCCCAGGCGCTGGGCCCTCCACGCCCGGCGGCGgagccggccccggggcgggcagTGGGCcgcgggcggcagcggccggTAAGAGCAGCAAGCGGGCGGCCGGCCCCAGCGTAGGGCTGCCCGCTGCGGCCccccgggaggcggcggcccGGAAGGggaaggcggcggcggccgagcggggtggggggcccGGCCCTGAGCCTCGCCGCCAGCCCGGtgggcgcggcgcggcgcggcagGCGGATCCCGCGGTGCAGCGCGGAGCCGATTGCCTTGGTTTGCTCCCCGAGGGGATTAAAGATCCACCTGAAACGCTGAGAAATGGGCTGAGAATAGTCACAGAGAAGCAGCGCGCCGGGGTGACCGGGGAGAGGAGCGGGGGCACTGCCGCCGGGAGGCACTGCACACACTGCGCCCCGGCGGAAGGGCCGGATCCAGGCAGGATCCAGCAGGAGGGGATAACGGTTGCAGAAACCACACACAGAGAGACGCACAGCCATGGAGCTGTGGAGAACGTGTCTGCCagcaaaaagggagaaaaaggccgtagtttaaaagcaacaaaagccCACGTACTTCAAGATCCCCCTGAAACTGACTGCAGAAGTGGCCCTGGTGACCTCATTCAGCAGGAGGGAACAGACAAAACAGTGACAGAAGAGAAGCAGGTGTGCCAAGAAGTTGATGTGGAACATAAAGCCCCTCTTCCTGCTTTGCATACCAAGAACCTCCATCTGTTATTGACAGAGCAATTCAGAGGTCACAATGAAGGGACGTCCAACAATTACCTAACCAGCATACAAAAGCATAGAGAGCGCAAGAAGCAGATGGCTGTAGTTTCTGAGCCCATCCTGAATGCAAGGAGGGACTCTGAGCTGGCACTCCCGCAGTTCTTGCTCCACACCTCCAAAAGCCAACCCATCTGTCCATCCCAGGCCTCTGGCAGGAATGTGCAGGCAGGTGCCATGGGCTTGGAGTGGTTTCCAGACTTACATCCTAATTATGATGGGCTGAGCATTTTTCCAGGGAAGCCTTTCCAAGAAGGCAGGAGGATCACAGTGAAGACACCAAAGGGCAATTTTGCAGAGGGACAGCAAG CCTGGAGCAGCTATTACAACAGATACATCAACATGAAGAGGGGTGGACCAGTTGGGATCtccatgctgctggctggatACTGCCTCCTCAGCTATGGCTGGAACTATCAGCACATCA AAGGTCATCGCTGGCGTAAATACCACTGA
- the CPSF4L gene encoding LOW QUALITY PROTEIN: putative cleavage and polyadenylation specificity factor subunit 4-like protein (The sequence of the model RefSeq protein was modified relative to this genomic sequence to represent the inferred CDS: substituted 1 base at 1 genomic stop codon) gives MQELVAGVEKIRFDLEADVEQQRGAQPLPFPGMGKLRAVVCKFFHXGLCTRGVQCPFQHVSGAKMVACKRWLCGLRKKGDGCDFLHEYDVTKMPECYFLSKFGQCSNKDCPFKHTDATASTVGCPWYDRGFCRQGPLCKYKHTRRVMCANYLVGFCPEGPKCKFMHLKARLMTSSTDPSKVTQRRSYAILSSRGPFALCLCPSG, from the exons atgcaggagctggtggctggtgtggagaagatcaggtttgacTTGGAGGCTGATGTGGAGCAGCAGCGAGgagctcagcccctgcccttcccaggtATGGGCA AGCTGAGGGCAGTTGTCTGCAAGTTCTTCCACTGAGGGCTGTGCACCAGGG GTGTGCAGTGCCCCTTCCAGCATGTCAGCGGGGCGAAGATGGTGGCTTGCAAGCGTTGGCTGTGTGGGCTCCGCAAGAAGGGCGATGGCTGCGACTTCCTGCATGAGTACGATGTGACCAAGATGCCCGAGTGCTATTTCCTCTCCAAGTTCG GCCAGTGCAGCAACAAGGACTGTCCTTTCAAGCACACTGATGCCACTGCCAGCACCGTGGGCTGTCCCTGGTACGACCGTGGCTTCTGCAGGCAGG GTCCCCTGTGCAAGTACAAGCACACACGGAGGGTGATGTGTGCCAACTACCTCGTTGGCTTCTGCCCAGAAGGACCCAAGTGCAAATTCATGCA CCTCAAGGCCAGGCTGATGACAAGCAGCACGGATCCATCCAAGGTGACGCAGAGAAGGTCCTATGCCATTCTCTCGAGTCGAGGCCCTTTCGCTCTGTGCCTCTGCCCATCGGGGTGA